Proteins encoded by one window of Nitrincola iocasae:
- a CDS encoding TatD family hydrolase, with protein MYVDSHCHLDRINIEKLNTSLTGLVDAAVERGVHKILCVSIDLEQFEQMATSVAPFPQVYLSAGVHPLHVDEQPYDEQRLRLAASRNRVVAIGETGLDYYYSKEHIDAQHESFAGHLRLAGELGLPVIVHTRDAREDTLKLIDQYGNTESAGVLHCFTESLQMAQAALEMNYMISFSGIITFKNAEELRDVVRAVPLDKLLIETDSPYLAPVPYRGKQNQPAYVVEVAQCVADLKGVSVEEVAEVTRNNFYRLFSRAQG; from the coding sequence ATGTATGTGGACTCGCACTGCCATCTGGATCGTATCAATATCGAAAAACTCAATACCTCACTGACTGGGCTGGTTGATGCGGCGGTGGAGCGGGGTGTGCACAAAATACTCTGTGTTTCTATCGATCTGGAGCAGTTTGAGCAGATGGCAACCTCGGTAGCGCCATTTCCACAGGTTTATCTTTCAGCCGGTGTACATCCCTTGCATGTGGATGAGCAACCCTATGATGAGCAGCGCTTACGCTTGGCGGCCAGTCGTAACAGAGTGGTGGCTATAGGCGAAACCGGGCTGGATTATTATTATTCCAAAGAGCACATCGATGCGCAGCATGAGAGTTTTGCTGGTCATCTGCGCCTGGCGGGTGAGCTGGGACTGCCGGTTATTGTGCATACTCGCGATGCCCGCGAAGACACGCTGAAGCTGATTGATCAATATGGCAACACTGAGTCTGCCGGTGTGTTGCATTGCTTTACCGAATCGCTGCAGATGGCTCAGGCAGCACTGGAAATGAATTATATGATTTCCTTCTCCGGCATTATCACTTTCAAAAATGCTGAAGAACTCAGAGATGTTGTTCGTGCGGTACCGCTGGACAAGCTTCTGATCGAAACCGATTCACCTTACCTTGCGCCAGTACCCTATCGCGGCAAGCAGAATCAGCCAGCCTACGTGGTCGAAGTAGCGCAGTGTGTAGCAGATTTGAAAGGTGTGTCTGTAGAGGAGGTGGCAGAAGTGACACGCAATAACTTTTACCGGTTATTTTCACGGGCTCAGGGTTAA
- a CDS encoding chemotaxis protein CheW produces MSLDGAAEQLKMIQESSNNKKQRDENARRAKEEEVVYHQWATFRVNQELYGIDVMQVKEVLRYVEITPVPGADYSVLGIINVRGNVVTVIDTRRLFHMADVPYDDDTRIIVVELNDKEVIGLVVDSVDEVINLPTNRVDRAPNLSGDESAKRFVQGVCYHNNILIILLDLTKMLLSITPMTDEDMGY; encoded by the coding sequence ATGAGTTTAGATGGCGCCGCCGAGCAACTGAAAATGATCCAAGAAAGTTCTAATAACAAAAAGCAGCGGGATGAAAACGCACGTCGCGCCAAAGAGGAAGAAGTTGTCTATCATCAGTGGGCCACTTTTCGTGTTAATCAGGAACTCTATGGCATCGACGTGATGCAGGTTAAAGAAGTTCTGCGCTATGTTGAAATCACGCCAGTACCTGGAGCTGACTATTCGGTACTGGGCATCATTAACGTGCGTGGTAACGTGGTCACCGTGATAGACACCCGCCGTCTGTTCCACATGGCCGATGTGCCCTATGATGACGATACGCGTATCATCGTAGTAGAACTGAATGACAAGGAAGTAATCGGCCTGGTAGTTGATAGTGTTGACGAAGTGATCAACCTGCCTACCAATCGCGTGGATCGCGCACCGAACTTAAGCGGTGACGAATCGGCGAAACGCTTTGTACAGGGTGTGTGCTACCACAATAACATTTTGATCATTCTGTTGGATCTGACCAAAATGCTACTGAGTATTACCCCGATGACCGACGAAGACATGGGCTATTGA
- a CDS encoding TusE/DsrC/DsvC family sulfur relay protein, which produces MTTEIRALLDDEGYLLQLEDWSEALACALAEDKGVQLTDEHWEIIWVLRDFYHRYQHSPAMRPLCKAISRELGPDKGRSIHLMKLFPGSPAKLAACLAGLPKPDNCL; this is translated from the coding sequence ATGACAACAGAAATCCGTGCCTTGCTGGATGATGAAGGCTACCTGCTGCAACTAGAAGACTGGTCTGAAGCGCTGGCCTGTGCCCTGGCTGAAGATAAAGGTGTTCAGCTAACCGATGAGCACTGGGAGATCATTTGGGTTCTGCGTGATTTTTACCACCGATATCAGCACTCACCGGCCATGCGTCCATTATGTAAAGCCATCAGTCGTGAACTGGGACCGGACAAGGGCCGTAGTATTCACTTGATGAAGCTGTTTCCAGGTAGTCCAGCCAAACTCGCCGCATGCCTGGCTGGTTTACCAAAGCCGGACAACTGCCTATAA
- the tusB gene encoding sulfurtransferase complex subunit TusB — protein MSKTLHTLNTSPSDSSTLAQCLATLSDDDVLLLIEDGVYLTLPAHRDKLPDTVKLHALAVDLEARGIQETGKIIAITDPEFVNLTLSCDRVVSWF, from the coding sequence ATGAGTAAAACACTACATACGCTGAATACCAGCCCTTCAGACAGCTCAACGCTGGCTCAGTGCCTTGCCACCCTGTCGGATGATGACGTATTGCTGCTGATCGAAGACGGTGTCTATCTGACACTGCCAGCACACCGGGATAAACTGCCCGACACAGTTAAACTACATGCACTGGCTGTGGACCTGGAAGCCCGGGGTATTCAAGAGACAGGCAAGATTATCGCCATCACCGATCCTGAATTTGTTAACCTGACACTGTCTTGTGATCGCGTGGTGAGCTGGTTTTGA
- the tusC gene encoding sulfurtransferase complex subunit TusC: protein MSDKPCKRFLLISRAAPYGSSAARDLLDVALTCSVFEQPVSLLLLGDALLQLLPAQNPTAIGQKNLNALQASLELYDIDAIYTDAASLAFHGLDAQQLMLVPEVLQPAQLAELIQNHDVVLSI, encoded by the coding sequence ATGAGCGATAAGCCCTGCAAACGCTTTCTGCTAATTAGCCGAGCAGCCCCTTATGGCTCGTCAGCGGCTCGAGACTTGCTGGATGTGGCACTGACCTGCTCTGTATTCGAACAGCCCGTCAGCCTGCTGCTGCTGGGTGATGCCCTGCTGCAACTGCTACCAGCACAAAACCCCACAGCTATCGGCCAGAAAAACCTCAATGCGCTGCAAGCCTCACTGGAGCTTTATGATATAGATGCCATCTACACTGATGCAGCCTCTCTGGCATTTCATGGACTGGACGCGCAGCAACTGATGCTGGTACCTGAGGTTCTGCAGCCAGCACAACTGGCTGAGCTGATACAAAATCATGATGTCGTGCTGAGCATCTAA
- the tusD gene encoding sulfurtransferase complex subunit TusD — MIFTLIVHASPVQHQAPETALRFAKALLDAGHTLHRVFFYRDGVMNANGLSSSPPDEPCIPTAWQALAEQHQLDLVACIAAAIRRGLLDDNEAKRYDKPHGNLAEGFELSGLGQLTEAAILSDRVITFGGRG; from the coding sequence ATGATATTTACGCTGATCGTTCATGCATCACCGGTGCAGCATCAGGCACCTGAAACAGCGTTACGTTTCGCCAAAGCCTTACTGGATGCCGGACATACGCTGCACCGGGTGTTTTTTTACCGAGATGGCGTTATGAATGCTAATGGCCTGTCCAGCAGCCCACCAGATGAACCCTGTATCCCCACAGCCTGGCAGGCACTGGCAGAACAGCACCAACTGGATCTGGTGGCGTGTATTGCGGCGGCCATTCGTCGTGGTCTGCTCGATGACAACGAAGCCAAACGCTATGACAAACCCCACGGCAATCTTGCCGAAGGTTTTGAACTCTCTGGTCTGGGCCAACTCACTGAAGCCGCTATACTGTCTGACAGAGTGATTACCTTTGGAGGTCGTGGATGA
- a CDS encoding Bax inhibitor-1/YccA family protein has protein sequence MDKVQELGYSSQESVIRTNKMIRNTYMLLGMTLGFSAVTAVISMMINPPFIVYIGSVLVSFGLIFVLNRKQNSAAALPLIFAFTGLMGFGLGPLLNHYLAMAGGGQIVMTALGMTALTFVGLSAYVMTSKKDFSFMGGFLATGAIVMLIAMVALLVLPLFGVYIPALHLAFSALVVLLMAGFILYDTSNIVNGHYQNYIMATVGLYLSIYNLFVHLLHLVGVLSSD, from the coding sequence ATGGATAAAGTACAAGAACTGGGTTACAGCTCACAAGAGTCGGTAATCCGGACCAATAAGATGATCCGCAACACCTATATGTTGCTGGGTATGACGCTCGGCTTCAGTGCCGTGACAGCCGTCATCTCCATGATGATCAATCCACCTTTCATTGTCTACATCGGAAGTGTGCTGGTCAGCTTCGGTTTGATCTTTGTCCTGAACCGTAAACAGAATTCTGCCGCTGCCCTGCCGCTGATCTTTGCCTTTACCGGCTTGATGGGCTTCGGTCTTGGACCGTTGCTGAACCACTACCTGGCCATGGCTGGCGGTGGTCAGATTGTCATGACCGCACTGGGCATGACCGCCCTGACCTTTGTTGGCTTGTCAGCTTATGTCATGACCAGCAAAAAAGACTTCAGCTTTATGGGCGGCTTCCTGGCTACAGGCGCTATCGTGATGCTGATTGCCATGGTTGCGCTGCTGGTACTACCGTTGTTTGGCGTATACATCCCGGCGCTGCACCTGGCCTTCTCGGCTCTGGTGGTACTGCTGATGGCCGGTTTCATCCTGTATGACACCAGCAACATCGTTAATGGGCACTACCAGAACTACATTATGGCAACGGTTGGTCTCTACCTGAGCATCTACAACCTGTTTGTACATTTGTTGCATCTGGTGGGTGTACTTAGCAGCGACTAG
- a CDS encoding pseudouridine synthase: MCIDTFTRFPDILYEDDSLIALHKPAGLLVHPSWISPASTPNLISLLKQQFPGDTFHTIHRLDRGTSGVILFVRNDKEAAKVMHQQFLDRQVSKTYLCVVRGWTEVEGTIDYALRYEKDRYSEPFANEDKAPREAVTHYRTLAQVELPIAVGRYPVARYSLLEVKPETGRKHQIRRHMKHIMHPLVGDTNHGEGRHNRLFRDHFSIHRLLLMATELTVVHPKALRKVHISAPLDEEVLSLFEKLGWGRLSELAENPQLLY, translated from the coding sequence GTGTGTATTGATACCTTCACTCGCTTTCCCGATATCCTCTATGAAGATGATAGCTTAATTGCACTACATAAGCCTGCTGGCCTGCTGGTCCACCCGAGCTGGATATCGCCGGCCAGCACCCCTAACTTGATCAGTTTGTTAAAACAGCAGTTTCCAGGTGATACCTTTCATACGATTCATCGGCTCGATCGGGGCACGTCTGGCGTGATTTTATTCGTACGCAATGATAAAGAAGCGGCCAAGGTGATGCATCAGCAGTTTCTCGATCGACAGGTCAGCAAAACCTACCTTTGTGTCGTGCGTGGCTGGACTGAAGTCGAGGGCACCATTGATTACGCGCTACGCTACGAAAAAGATCGTTATTCGGAACCTTTTGCCAATGAAGACAAAGCCCCGCGCGAGGCCGTGACGCACTACCGAACCCTGGCGCAGGTAGAGTTGCCAATTGCAGTCGGACGCTACCCGGTGGCACGCTATTCACTGCTGGAGGTCAAGCCTGAAACTGGACGTAAGCATCAGATACGTCGGCACATGAAGCACATTATGCATCCACTGGTGGGTGACACCAATCATGGTGAAGGACGGCATAACCGGCTATTTCGCGATCATTTTTCCATACACCGACTGTTGCTGATGGCCACTGAACTCACGGTCGTCCACCCTAAGGCGTTGCGTAAGGTTCATATTTCAGCCCCCTTGGATGAGGAGGTTTTGAGCCTGTTTGAAAAGCTGGGGTGGGGGCGTTTATCTGAATTAGCCGAAAACCCACAGCTGCTGTACTGA